The Hahella sp. HNIBRBA332 genome window below encodes:
- the prpD gene encoding 2-methylcitrate dehydratase has translation MGANVDLNDRPDYDKVIQDIADYVLNFKIESQEALDTARNCLMDTLGCGLLALRFPECTKHLGPIVEGTVVPNGARVPGTQFRLDPVKAAWDIGCIIRWLDYNDTWLAAEWGHPSDNLGGILAVADYLSQKRVAAGKEPLTMRDVLEAMIMAHEIQGVIALENSFNRVGLCHVLLVRIASTAVVTKLKGGDREQIMAAVSQAWVDGSSLRTYRHAPNAGSRKSWAAGDATSRAVRLADISMRGEMGIPGVLTAPQWGFYDVSFSKTVADQKVKAPEDRVFKFQRDYGSYVMENVLFKISFPAEFHSQTAAEAAVTLYPQVKDRLQDIDKIVITTHESAIRIISKVGPLANAADRDHCLQYMTAVPLAFGNLVAEHYEDDFHAANPIIDELRNKMEIVEDKRYSQEYHEPDKRSIANAVQVFFKDGTSTDKVEVEYPVGHRRRREEGIPLLEKKFRANLATRFPGKRCEEIFALCKDQKKLEATPVNEFMDLFVI, from the coding sequence ATGGGTGCGAATGTAGATCTGAATGATCGTCCTGATTATGACAAGGTCATTCAGGACATTGCTGACTATGTATTGAACTTCAAAATCGAATCCCAGGAAGCGCTGGATACCGCAAGAAACTGCTTAATGGACACTTTGGGGTGCGGCCTGTTGGCGCTGAGATTCCCTGAGTGCACTAAGCACTTGGGCCCAATTGTGGAAGGTACGGTAGTGCCGAATGGCGCTCGCGTTCCTGGGACGCAATTCCGTTTGGACCCTGTTAAGGCGGCATGGGATATCGGCTGTATTATCCGTTGGCTGGATTACAACGACACATGGCTGGCGGCGGAGTGGGGGCATCCCTCCGATAACCTGGGCGGTATTCTGGCGGTGGCGGACTATTTATCTCAGAAGCGCGTCGCTGCTGGGAAAGAACCTTTGACCATGCGGGATGTTCTGGAGGCCATGATTATGGCGCATGAAATCCAGGGTGTTATTGCTCTGGAGAACAGCTTCAACCGCGTGGGGCTGTGTCACGTGCTGTTGGTGCGCATCGCTTCCACCGCTGTGGTGACTAAGCTGAAAGGCGGAGATAGAGAGCAGATTATGGCGGCGGTTTCGCAAGCCTGGGTGGACGGCTCTTCGCTGCGGACATATCGCCATGCGCCCAATGCCGGCTCACGTAAGTCCTGGGCGGCGGGTGACGCAACCTCTCGGGCGGTGCGTCTGGCTGACATCAGTATGCGCGGCGAGATGGGTATTCCAGGTGTCCTGACGGCGCCGCAGTGGGGATTCTATGATGTGTCTTTCAGCAAGACTGTGGCGGATCAGAAAGTCAAAGCGCCTGAAGATCGCGTTTTCAAATTCCAGAGAGATTACGGCTCATACGTAATGGAAAATGTGCTGTTTAAAATCTCTTTCCCTGCGGAGTTCCACTCTCAAACGGCAGCGGAGGCGGCGGTTACGCTGTATCCACAGGTCAAAGACCGGTTGCAGGATATCGATAAGATTGTCATCACTACTCACGAATCCGCCATCCGCATTATTTCTAAAGTCGGCCCTCTGGCGAATGCGGCGGACCGCGATCACTGTCTGCAATACATGACAGCCGTGCCGTTGGCGTTCGGTAATCTGGTGGCTGAGCATTATGAAGATGACTTCCATGCGGCGAACCCGATCATAGATGAGCTGCGCAACAAAATGGAAATCGTAGAAGATAAGCGCTACAGCCAGGAATACCACGAGCCGGATAAGCGCTCAATCGCCAATGCAGTGCAGGTGTTCTTTAAGGATGGAACGTCCACGGACAAGGTCGAAGTGGAGTATCCGGTTGGGCATCGCCGCCGTCGTGAGGAAGGTATACCTTTGTTGGAGAAAAAATTCCGCGCCAATCTGGCGACACGTTTTCCTGGCAAGCGTTGCGAGGAAATCTTTGCCTTGTGTAAGGATCAGAAGAAGCTGGAGGCGACGCCAGTTAACGAATTCATGGATCTATTCGTTATCTGA
- the prpC gene encoding 2-methylcitrate synthase has protein sequence MAEKNIGGAGLRGQVAGQTALCTVGQSGHGLTYRGYGIDVLADKAEFEEVAYLLLRGKLPNQAELKAYKAKLKSLRALPQALKEVLERIPADAHPMDVMRTGCSMLGVLETEADFSQQDDHIDRMLALFPSIICYWRRFSQDGVCIETETDDDSIGAHFLHMLHGRKPDALHEKVMHASLILYAEHEFNASTFTARVCASTLSDIHSCITGAIGSLRGPLHGGANEAAMAMIEKFKSPEDAEEQIMGMLERKEKIMGFGHAIYRESDPRNAIIKKWAQKLSEEVGDKVLYPVSVRCEEVMWREKKLFCNADFFHASAYHFMGIPTELFTPIFVMSRLTGWAAHVKEQRENNRIIRPSADYTGPESAEWTPIEQRH, from the coding sequence ATGGCGGAAAAAAATATTGGAGGCGCGGGCCTGAGAGGTCAGGTCGCGGGACAGACGGCGCTATGCACAGTGGGACAGTCGGGGCATGGTTTAACCTATCGGGGGTATGGCATTGATGTGCTTGCCGACAAAGCTGAATTTGAGGAAGTGGCTTATTTGCTGTTGCGAGGCAAGCTGCCCAATCAAGCGGAGCTGAAGGCTTACAAAGCGAAATTGAAGTCGCTGCGTGCATTGCCTCAGGCCCTCAAGGAGGTCCTGGAGCGCATTCCTGCCGATGCGCACCCTATGGACGTGATGAGAACGGGTTGTTCCATGCTGGGCGTATTGGAGACGGAGGCTGACTTTTCGCAGCAAGATGACCATATCGACCGCATGTTGGCGCTTTTTCCATCCATCATTTGCTACTGGCGTCGCTTTAGTCAGGATGGGGTGTGTATTGAAACGGAAACTGATGATGACTCCATAGGCGCACACTTTCTGCACATGCTGCACGGACGCAAGCCTGACGCTCTGCATGAGAAAGTAATGCATGCTTCTCTGATTCTGTATGCGGAGCACGAGTTCAATGCATCGACGTTCACTGCGCGGGTTTGCGCTTCGACATTGTCGGATATCCATTCTTGCATTACCGGCGCCATTGGTTCGCTGCGGGGCCCTTTGCACGGCGGCGCTAATGAGGCGGCGATGGCGATGATTGAGAAATTCAAGAGCCCTGAGGATGCGGAAGAGCAGATTATGGGCATGCTTGAACGTAAAGAAAAAATTATGGGCTTTGGGCATGCTATCTATCGTGAGTCCGATCCTCGTAACGCCATTATTAAGAAGTGGGCGCAAAAGCTCTCGGAAGAAGTAGGCGATAAGGTGCTCTATCCTGTTTCCGTGCGTTGTGAAGAAGTTATGTGGCGTGAGAAAAAGCTATTCTGCAATGCGGACTTTTTCCATGCCTCCGCCTACCACTTCATGGGTATTCCCACCGAATTGTTTACGCCGATTTTTGTTATGTCGCGCCTGACTGGATGGGCTGCGCATGTGAAAGAGCAACGTGAGAACAATCGCATCATTCGGCCCTCAGCGGATTATACCGGTCCGGAATCCGCTGAATGGACTCCGATTGAGCAGCGTCATTAA
- the prpB gene encoding methylisocitrate lyase yields the protein MSAGRRFRKALEDNQPLQIVGAINAYCAMMAERVGHQAIYLSGGGVANASFGLPDLGMTSMNDVLEDVRRITAASELPLLVDIDTGWGGAFNISRTVKEMIRAGAAAVHIEDQVAQKRCGHRPNKEIVSQEEMVDRIKAAADARTDEDFFIMARTDAFAQEGLQAAIDRAGACLEAGADGIFAEAVTELEHYQAFTDALSAPILANITEFGQTPLYNKAELAGVGVAMVLYPLSAFRAMNRAALNVYESILSKGDQKEVVDSMQTRMELYDFLGYHDYEKKLDALFAAGKNK from the coding sequence ATGTCAGCAGGACGTCGCTTTCGCAAAGCGCTAGAAGATAACCAACCGCTGCAAATTGTCGGGGCTATTAACGCCTACTGCGCGATGATGGCGGAAAGAGTGGGGCACCAGGCTATCTATTTGTCGGGTGGTGGTGTGGCCAATGCGTCATTTGGGCTTCCAGACCTGGGAATGACCAGCATGAATGACGTCCTGGAGGATGTGCGTAGGATTACCGCAGCGTCTGAATTGCCCTTGTTGGTCGATATTGATACCGGATGGGGCGGGGCTTTCAACATCTCGCGCACGGTCAAAGAAATGATTAGAGCCGGGGCGGCGGCGGTTCATATAGAAGATCAGGTAGCTCAAAAGCGCTGCGGGCACAGGCCTAATAAAGAAATCGTCAGCCAGGAAGAAATGGTGGATCGGATAAAGGCTGCAGCGGACGCGCGCACGGATGAAGACTTCTTCATCATGGCGCGTACGGATGCGTTTGCTCAGGAAGGGCTACAGGCGGCGATTGACCGCGCAGGCGCTTGCCTCGAGGCTGGCGCTGACGGCATCTTCGCCGAAGCAGTGACGGAGCTGGAGCATTATCAAGCCTTCACCGATGCGTTGAGCGCGCCTATTCTGGCCAACATCACTGAATTCGGGCAAACCCCGCTATACAACAAGGCTGAGCTGGCCGGCGTCGGCGTGGCGATGGTTCTGTATCCATTGAGCGCCTTCAGGGCGATGAATCGCGCAGCCTTGAACGTGTATGAAAGCATTTTGAGTAAGGGCGATCAGAAAGAAGTAGTTGACTCCATGCAGACACGCATGGAGCTTTACGATTTTCTGGGGTATCACGATTACGAAAAGAAGTTGGATGCGCTGTTTGCGGCGGGAAAAAACAAATAA
- a CDS encoding GntR family transcriptional regulator → MAAPDSRTLADQAFERLQTAIVKGDIRAGEKISEAELSSKFGFGRGPLREALHRLEGRGLIVRKAHSGARVVALTFEELIELYEVRESLEGMAIRLASERMSQEEIDDLKRLMDIHAEQIKEEKGLAYYQKEGDFDFHFRIISGSKNRKLSNMLTGELYHLLRLYRYRLSTFSGRPEKAFHEHWRIIEALEERDGDLAELLMRRHISAARNNLIRKYRDGELQL, encoded by the coding sequence ATGGCTGCGCCTGACTCCCGAACTCTTGCTGACCAAGCTTTTGAGCGTCTGCAGACAGCTATTGTCAAAGGCGACATTCGAGCGGGAGAGAAAATTAGTGAGGCTGAGCTGTCCTCAAAGTTTGGCTTTGGCAGAGGACCTTTGAGGGAAGCTTTGCACAGGTTGGAAGGCAGAGGGCTGATTGTTCGCAAAGCTCATTCTGGCGCCAGAGTGGTGGCGCTGACCTTCGAAGAGCTGATTGAACTGTACGAGGTGCGCGAGTCCTTGGAGGGGATGGCGATTCGATTGGCTTCAGAGCGTATGTCGCAAGAAGAAATAGATGATTTGAAGCGGCTAATGGACATTCATGCTGAGCAAATCAAGGAGGAGAAGGGGCTTGCTTATTACCAAAAGGAAGGCGACTTCGACTTCCATTTCCGAATTATCTCCGGCAGCAAAAATCGCAAGCTCAGCAATATGCTGACAGGCGAGCTATATCACCTGCTGAGGCTATATCGATATCGCCTCAGTACATTCAGCGGTCGACCTGAAAAGGCGTTTCATGAGCACTGGCGTATTATCGAAGCGCTTGAAGAACGAGATGGCGACTTGGCTGAACTCTTGATGCGGCGGCACATTTCCGCTGCGAGGAACAATTTAATCAGGAAGTATCGCGATGGGGAGTTGCAGCTATAG
- the murB gene encoding UDP-N-acetylmuramate dehydrogenase encodes MYWELNADLATRHTMGCPARGERMVSVTNIGDIRRVLSELRATSSPVFVLGGGSNVVFASDFPGAVIKMENRGVNVEASDSGGDIVRTAAGENWHEFVWWTLERGYVGLENLALIPGTVGAAPIQNIGAYGVELKDRLHSVRAIHMDTLEERAFSLPECRFGYRDSYFKSEPGRRWLIWEVAFRLSADAPLVLEYAELRRRWESAGAPGDASAVAKLVEAIRAEKLPNPAQVPNSGSFFKNPVVSGAHFLALSEKFPEIVSFPLADGSRKLAAGWLIQACGWKGFLENGVGVYPKQALVLINPGHKSGGEVKMLASRIQASVEERFGVSLEVEPLIL; translated from the coding sequence ATGTATTGGGAGTTGAATGCGGATTTGGCGACGCGCCATACCATGGGCTGTCCTGCGCGGGGTGAGCGTATGGTGTCTGTGACGAATATTGGTGATATTCGTCGCGTGTTGTCGGAATTAAGGGCGACATCTTCGCCGGTTTTTGTGCTGGGCGGCGGTAGTAATGTCGTTTTTGCCAGCGATTTTCCTGGTGCTGTCATCAAGATGGAAAATCGGGGTGTCAACGTAGAGGCATCAGATTCAGGCGGCGATATTGTGCGGACGGCCGCTGGCGAGAACTGGCATGAGTTTGTCTGGTGGACGCTGGAGCGAGGCTACGTAGGTCTGGAAAATCTGGCCCTGATCCCGGGTACAGTGGGGGCCGCCCCGATTCAGAATATCGGCGCTTACGGCGTGGAGCTGAAGGATCGGTTGCATTCTGTGCGGGCGATCCATATGGATACGCTGGAGGAAAGAGCGTTTTCTTTGCCTGAATGTCGCTTTGGCTACCGCGACAGTTACTTTAAATCGGAGCCGGGAAGGAGATGGCTTATCTGGGAGGTGGCTTTCAGGTTGTCCGCTGATGCGCCGCTGGTTCTTGAATATGCTGAATTAAGACGACGTTGGGAGTCTGCGGGCGCTCCCGGAGACGCCAGTGCGGTCGCAAAATTAGTGGAAGCTATTAGGGCTGAAAAGCTGCCTAATCCGGCGCAAGTGCCCAACTCTGGGAGCTTTTTCAAGAACCCTGTTGTGTCAGGGGCGCATTTTCTTGCTCTGAGCGAGAAATTTCCCGAAATAGTATCTTTTCCGCTGGCGGACGGCTCCCGTAAGTTGGCGGCGGGATGGCTGATTCAGGCTTGTGGCTGGAAAGGTTTTCTGGAAAATGGCGTTGGCGTTTATCCCAAGCAGGCTCTGGTGCTTATCAATCCTGGTCATAAGTCGGGCGGCGAGGTGAAAATGCTCGCTTCCAGAATACAGGCTTCTGTTGAGGAGCGTTTTGGCGTGTCCCTGGAAGTCGAGCCCCTCATTTTGTAA
- a CDS encoding low molecular weight protein-tyrosine-phosphatase translates to MIKILFVCMGNICRSPTAHGVFETLLQRAGLTDCVAVDSAGTGGWHAGEQPDRRAREFASKRGYSLDHIRARQVAPDDFEQFDLVLAMDRDNLANLQHICPRKHQNKVKLFLSFAASNDEREVPDPYYGGPQGFEHVLDLVEDACEGLVVHVREQLKRRG, encoded by the coding sequence ATGATCAAGATTTTGTTTGTGTGTATGGGCAATATCTGTCGGTCACCCACTGCGCATGGCGTGTTCGAAACGCTTCTGCAGCGTGCAGGCCTGACGGATTGTGTGGCGGTGGATTCTGCCGGTACGGGAGGTTGGCATGCGGGTGAGCAGCCTGATCGTCGAGCGCGTGAATTTGCCAGTAAGCGCGGCTATTCCCTTGATCACATTCGAGCTCGACAAGTGGCGCCGGATGACTTTGAGCAGTTTGATCTGGTGCTGGCGATGGATCGGGATAATCTCGCGAATTTACAGCACATCTGTCCCCGGAAGCATCAAAATAAAGTGAAGTTGTTTTTGAGCTTCGCTGCGTCCAACGATGAGCGTGAAGTGCCGGATCCCTATTATGGCGGTCCTCAGGGGTTTGAGCACGTGTTGGACTTGGTAGAAGACGCCTGTGAAGGGCTTGTGGTCCACGTTCGAGAGCAATTAAAACGTCGTGGCTGA
- the kdsB gene encoding 3-deoxy-manno-octulosonate cytidylyltransferase produces MSAFTVIIPARYGSSRLPGKPLLDIAGKPMVAHVYDRAQESLAKHIYVATDDARIAEVVEGFGGSVLMTRADHPSGTDRLAECANILELDDDEIVVNVQGDEPMLPAELIAQVANNLAANPQAGIATLCERIHDRETLFNPNAVKVVKNEAGMALYFSRAPIPWARDYFADADAGLPPTFDFYRHIGIYAYRVGFLRDYVSWGSCPLEGIESLEQLRAMWRGVPIHVDVVAKAPPAGVDTEADLQRVRAMMAKAS; encoded by the coding sequence ATGAGCGCCTTCACTGTCATTATTCCCGCCCGCTATGGCTCCTCCAGATTGCCGGGCAAGCCTTTGCTGGATATAGCTGGTAAACCCATGGTCGCACATGTGTACGATCGGGCGCAGGAGAGTTTGGCCAAGCATATATATGTGGCGACGGATGATGCGAGAATTGCCGAAGTGGTGGAAGGTTTTGGCGGCTCGGTCCTGATGACGCGCGCGGACCATCCTTCCGGTACGGATCGCTTGGCGGAGTGCGCGAATATCCTTGAGCTGGACGACGATGAGATCGTCGTTAACGTGCAAGGAGATGAGCCGATGCTGCCGGCGGAGCTGATTGCCCAGGTCGCCAATAATCTGGCTGCGAATCCTCAGGCGGGCATCGCCACGCTGTGTGAGAGGATTCATGACAGGGAAACCCTGTTTAATCCTAATGCGGTCAAGGTGGTGAAAAACGAAGCTGGTATGGCGTTGTATTTTTCCCGAGCGCCAATTCCTTGGGCGCGGGACTATTTTGCCGACGCTGACGCCGGATTGCCGCCTACTTTTGATTTTTATCGCCATATAGGCATCTACGCTTACCGAGTTGGTTTTTTGCGCGATTATGTGTCTTGGGGAAGTTGTCCTCTTGAAGGGATCGAGAGCCTTGAGCAATTGCGAGCCATGTGGCGGGGCGTGCCCATTCATGTGGATGTGGTGGCGAAGGCTCCGCCGGCGGGCGTGGACACAGAAGCTGATTTGCAACGCGTACGCGCAATGATGGCTAAGGCATCATGA
- a CDS encoding Trm112 family protein, whose translation MDKKLLAILACPVCKGELKYDREKQELVCKNDGMAFPIRDGIPVMLEKEARTLTTDERLS comes from the coding sequence ATGGATAAAAAATTATTGGCCATCCTCGCCTGTCCTGTTTGCAAGGGTGAATTGAAGTATGACCGGGAGAAACAGGAATTGGTTTGTAAGAATGACGGTATGGCTTTTCCCATACGCGATGGCATCCCTGTGATGCTGGAAAAAGAAGCGCGTACGCTGACGACTGATGAGCGGTTGAGTTGA
- the lpxK gene encoding tetraacyldisaccharide 4'-kinase, with amino-acid sequence MSAWIERVWYGGSRWKFLLWPLSWLYLLIVAIRKAVFVMTKSTAEADATSLRPPVIVVGNLTVGGAGKTPLVVALVEYFQRRGLKPGVISRGYGGESESYPVLVERHPDPKVTGDEPALIHMRTGCPVVVAPRRAEALQKLLDVYDCDVVISDDGLQHLALPRDMEIVVVDAQRGWGNGLCLPAGPLREPVRRVQSVDLVVSNGLHAQVGADYMMQLRPVRWKKVSGGEEKSTSYFAGRTAHAVAAIGNPGRFFATLADLDIASIQHAFPDHYSYARKDIEFNDNLPVLMTEKDAVKCKSFNLENAWYLEVGAELNSAFYERIDARLNELRSHKKHG; translated from the coding sequence ATGAGCGCATGGATCGAGCGGGTTTGGTACGGCGGCTCGCGCTGGAAATTTCTACTGTGGCCGCTGTCATGGCTTTACCTGTTGATCGTCGCAATCAGAAAGGCTGTCTTTGTAATGACAAAGTCCACAGCAGAGGCGGATGCGACGTCTTTGCGTCCGCCAGTGATAGTGGTGGGCAATCTGACGGTGGGAGGCGCCGGTAAAACGCCGCTGGTTGTGGCCTTGGTGGAGTACTTTCAGCGTAGAGGGCTAAAGCCGGGTGTCATAAGCCGGGGCTACGGCGGTGAAAGCGAGTCGTATCCTGTCTTGGTGGAGCGTCATCCCGATCCAAAGGTAACTGGCGATGAGCCTGCTCTGATCCATATGCGCACAGGGTGTCCAGTGGTGGTGGCGCCCAGGCGGGCGGAAGCGTTGCAAAAGCTGCTGGATGTTTATGATTGCGATGTGGTGATTAGCGACGATGGATTGCAGCATTTGGCGTTGCCCAGGGATATGGAGATCGTCGTCGTGGATGCGCAAAGAGGCTGGGGTAATGGACTTTGCCTTCCTGCTGGCCCTTTGCGGGAGCCGGTTAGGCGTGTGCAATCTGTGGACTTGGTGGTTAGCAATGGCTTGCATGCGCAGGTTGGCGCTGATTACATGATGCAGTTGCGCCCCGTACGCTGGAAAAAAGTCTCCGGCGGTGAAGAAAAAAGTACGAGTTACTTTGCGGGACGCACTGCGCATGCCGTTGCTGCAATAGGCAATCCAGGGCGTTTTTTCGCAACACTGGCGGATCTCGATATCGCCTCCATTCAGCACGCATTTCCTGATCATTACAGTTACGCCCGGAAGGATATAGAATTCAACGATAATCTTCCCGTTTTGATGACGGAGAAAGATGCGGTCAAATGTAAGTCGTTCAATCTTGAAAATGCTTGGTATCTGGAGGTTGGCGCCGAGTTGAACTCTGCGTTTTATGAGAGGATCGACGCCAGGCTAAACGAACTGCGGAGTCACAAAAAACATGGATAA
- the msbA gene encoding lipid A export permease/ATP-binding protein MsbA, which yields MSKVAKQYAGAQVYGRLLSYLKPLWKVFALAVLGNVIYALASAAMADATKYIVAAIETPSPEGRFLVPMLIIGIFALRGLGSFCGGYFMARVARGIVHRMRLELFRHLTVLPCRFFDSNSTGHLVSRITYNVDQVTGAATNAITVILREGFTVIGLMGYMIYVSWKLTLLFLVLGPIIGILISYVSKRFRRISRRIQSSMGDVTHVASESIGGYRVMRTFGGEEYEFNRFMKASEYNITQALKMSLTQALSTPIIQLVISVFIALLVWLALSPEVRGNMSTGEFLAYITAATTCAKPIRQLTEVNAVIQRGISAAQDVFMQLDEPVEKDNGSYIVDKAQGRLEFKSLGFAYGDEGRPALQDINLVIEPGETVALVGRSGSGKSTLVSLLPRFYDYEKGEILLDGKPLKDFTLSSLRRQISIVTQQVVLFNDTVTNNIAYGALADATPEQVREAAKSADALDFIEQLEQGFDTLLGENGTRLSGGQRQRMVIARALLKDSPILILDEATSALDTHAERNIQSALETLMQGRTTLVVAHRLSTIENADKIVVMDQGRIVEVGTHRELIEKDGAYAALHKLQFSEADT from the coding sequence ATGTCAAAAGTCGCAAAGCAGTATGCCGGCGCGCAAGTGTACGGCAGACTGCTGTCTTATTTGAAGCCGTTATGGAAGGTTTTCGCTTTAGCGGTACTGGGTAATGTGATTTACGCATTGGCTAGTGCAGCGATGGCGGACGCAACCAAATACATCGTCGCGGCGATCGAAACTCCAAGTCCGGAAGGGCGTTTCTTGGTTCCCATGCTGATCATCGGCATATTCGCCTTGCGCGGCCTGGGCTCATTTTGCGGTGGTTATTTCATGGCGCGCGTGGCCAGGGGGATCGTCCATCGTATGCGCCTGGAGCTGTTTCGCCATCTGACTGTATTGCCGTGCCGCTTCTTTGATTCCAACTCAACCGGGCATCTGGTGTCGCGTATTACCTACAACGTGGACCAAGTGACGGGCGCCGCCACCAATGCGATTACTGTCATTTTGAGGGAGGGGTTTACCGTCATTGGATTGATGGGGTACATGATCTATGTGAGCTGGAAGCTGACGCTTCTATTTCTTGTTCTCGGCCCGATTATCGGCATTCTTATCAGCTATGTTTCCAAGCGCTTTCGGCGTATTAGTCGCCGCATACAGAGCAGTATGGGAGATGTCACGCATGTGGCTTCTGAATCCATAGGCGGGTATCGCGTTATGCGCACTTTTGGCGGTGAGGAATACGAGTTCAATCGCTTCATGAAAGCCAGCGAGTACAATATTACGCAGGCGTTGAAGATGTCGCTCACTCAGGCGCTGTCGACGCCGATTATCCAGCTGGTTATCTCTGTTTTTATTGCCTTGTTGGTGTGGTTGGCTCTTAGTCCTGAAGTTCGCGGCAATATGAGCACTGGCGAGTTTTTGGCGTACATTACCGCAGCGACCACTTGCGCCAAACCTATCAGGCAGCTGACTGAGGTTAACGCTGTTATACAGCGGGGGATATCGGCCGCCCAAGATGTATTCATGCAGTTGGATGAACCAGTAGAAAAGGACAACGGCTCTTATATAGTTGACAAGGCGCAAGGCCGGCTGGAGTTTAAAAGCTTGGGCTTTGCATATGGTGATGAGGGCAGGCCTGCATTGCAGGATATCAATCTCGTCATTGAGCCGGGCGAGACGGTTGCATTAGTTGGGCGATCCGGCAGCGGTAAGTCGACCTTAGTTAGCCTTTTGCCTAGATTTTATGATTATGAAAAGGGCGAAATTCTTCTGGACGGGAAGCCACTAAAGGACTTCACTCTAAGCTCGTTGCGGCGACAAATCTCCATCGTGACTCAGCAGGTCGTGCTGTTTAACGATACGGTCACTAACAATATTGCATACGGCGCATTGGCTGATGCAACGCCGGAACAGGTGCGTGAAGCAGCGAAATCTGCGGATGCGTTAGATTTTATCGAGCAACTGGAGCAAGGCTTCGACACGTTGCTGGGTGAAAATGGGACGCGTTTGTCTGGAGGGCAGCGGCAGCGCATGGTTATAGCGCGGGCGCTGTTGAAAGATTCTCCTATATTGATCCTTGATGAGGCCACTTCCGCACTGGATACGCATGCTGAGCGGAATATTCAAAGCGCACTGGAAACCTTGATGCAAGGTCGAACCACATTGGTGGTCGCGCACAGACTCTCCACCATTGAGAATGCCGATAAGATCGTGGTCATGGATCAAGGGCGTATCGTAGAAGTCGGCACGCATCGCGAATTGATCGAAAAGGATGGCGCGTACGCGGCTTTACACAAGCTGCAATTCAGTGAAGCGGACACATGA
- a CDS encoding biopolymer transporter ExbD, whose translation MKFRRQSREELSVNVTPLIDVVFLLLIFFMVSTTFTKETHLAVELPKASGEASENLVDQIEVVINKDGQYTVNQRVLINSQIATLKRAVEQLSKGKNDLPFIVTADAKTPHEYVVRAMDVAGQLGYQKLSITTQRTEAE comes from the coding sequence GTGAAGTTCCGGCGCCAATCCAGAGAAGAGTTGTCAGTAAACGTAACGCCTCTGATTGACGTTGTTTTTCTGCTGCTGATTTTCTTTATGGTTTCGACTACGTTCACCAAGGAGACCCATCTTGCGGTGGAGCTGCCGAAGGCTTCAGGCGAAGCATCTGAAAACCTGGTGGATCAGATTGAGGTTGTGATCAACAAAGATGGTCAGTACACCGTTAATCAGCGAGTGCTGATCAATAGTCAGATCGCTACATTGAAAAGGGCGGTGGAGCAGTTGTCCAAGGGCAAGAACGATCTTCCGTTCATCGTTACAGCGGACGCCAAAACCCCCCACGAATATGTCGTTCGGGCAATGGATGTCGCCGGTCAGCTCGGGTATCAGAAGTTGAGCATCACCACTCAACGCACCGAAGCCGAATAA
- a CDS encoding MotA/TolQ/ExbB proton channel family protein, giving the protein MYELLKAGGLIMIPILLCSVVALAIIIERFWTLRPQKVAPRSIVNDLMARLKKKELNGKTLKDLQQSTPLGRVLAAGLINAKHGREIMKESIEEEASHVVHELERFLTALGSVAAIAPLLGLLGTVIGMIDVFAEIQIAGTGNTQALAGGISKALITTAVGLTIAIPALVCHRYFQRRVDELVVEMEQQALKLVEVVHGDRDVDMSGVKSK; this is encoded by the coding sequence GTGTACGAGTTGTTAAAGGCCGGCGGCTTGATAATGATCCCTATTTTGCTGTGTTCAGTGGTGGCTTTAGCGATCATTATTGAAAGATTCTGGACTCTGCGGCCGCAAAAAGTTGCGCCGCGCTCAATCGTTAACGATTTGATGGCGCGCCTTAAGAAAAAAGAACTTAATGGCAAAACCCTGAAAGACCTCCAACAATCCACGCCTTTGGGCCGTGTTCTCGCCGCTGGACTGATCAACGCCAAACATGGCCGTGAGATCATGAAAGAAAGCATTGAGGAAGAAGCCAGTCATGTCGTGCATGAACTGGAGCGTTTCCTGACGGCGTTGGGTTCTGTGGCGGCGATTGCTCCTCTGTTGGGGTTGTTGGGTACGGTCATCGGTATGATCGACGTGTTCGCCGAAATTCAAATTGCCGGCACGGGCAATACGCAAGCATTGGCGGGCGGCATTTCCAAGGCGCTGATTACTACCGCAGTGGGTCTGACTATCGCTATCCCTGCGCTGGTATGTCACCGTTACTTCCAGCGTCGCGTGGATGAGCTGGTGGTGGAAATGGAGCAGCAGGCGTTAAAGCTGGTTGAAGTTGTTCACGGCGATCGTGACGTCGACATGAGCGGAGTGAAAAGCAAGTGA